One part of the Ralstonia pickettii genome encodes these proteins:
- the xdhC gene encoding xanthine dehydrogenase accessory protein XdhC — MDHTQLRPFRFADVLATVQAAQPCVLVTVTDVQGSAPREPGTLMLVCADGFFGTIGGGHLEWRAMEIAQTMMNAPEAAGEARRQFVRIPLGPALGQCCGGVVRLSLERLDARDVKWIALADDAMRQRRSLRRIVSADPAVAVEASVADAAAAGVQLDASGFTQTVLPPDMSIVLCGAGHVGHAIVRALAHLPCRVTWVDERDAMFPFPTEVPPNVVIESTDTPEAVIDHAPAGSYFLVMTHNHALDLALCERIMRRTDFAYFGLIGSKTKRARFEHRMVEHGVDPARLPEMVCPIGVAGIVDKAPDIIAVSVVAQLLQVRELQQHALTSASSGATVPYRVPTSV; from the coding sequence ATGGACCACACGCAACTGCGCCCATTCCGCTTCGCCGACGTGCTCGCCACCGTGCAAGCGGCGCAGCCGTGCGTGCTGGTCACGGTAACGGACGTGCAGGGCTCTGCCCCGCGCGAACCAGGCACGCTGATGCTGGTATGCGCCGACGGCTTTTTCGGCACCATCGGCGGCGGCCATCTCGAATGGCGTGCGATGGAAATCGCGCAGACGATGATGAATGCGCCTGAAGCCGCCGGCGAAGCACGTCGGCAGTTCGTGCGCATTCCGCTCGGCCCTGCGCTCGGCCAATGCTGCGGCGGCGTGGTGCGGCTGTCGCTTGAACGACTCGACGCGCGTGATGTGAAGTGGATCGCGCTGGCCGACGACGCCATGCGCCAACGCCGCAGCCTGCGCCGTATCGTCTCCGCCGATCCGGCGGTCGCGGTTGAAGCGAGCGTGGCCGACGCAGCCGCAGCCGGCGTGCAACTCGACGCCAGCGGCTTCACCCAAACCGTGCTGCCGCCCGACATGTCGATCGTTCTGTGTGGCGCGGGCCACGTCGGCCACGCCATCGTGCGCGCACTGGCGCATCTGCCCTGTCGCGTCACGTGGGTTGACGAGCGGGATGCGATGTTCCCGTTTCCCACGGAAGTGCCGCCGAACGTCGTCATCGAATCCACCGATACGCCGGAAGCCGTGATCGACCACGCGCCCGCGGGCAGCTACTTCCTGGTCATGACGCACAACCATGCGTTGGATCTCGCGCTGTGCGAACGCATCATGCGCCGCACGGACTTTGCCTACTTCGGTCTGATCGGTTCCAAGACGAAGCGCGCGCGTTTCGAGCACCGCATGGTCGAGCACGGCGTGGACCCGGCCCGCCTGCCGGAAATGGTGTGCCCGATTGGCGTGGCGGGCATCGTGGACAAGGCGCCGGATATCATTGCGGTATCCGTCGTCGCGCAACTCCTGCAGGTGCGAGAGCTGCAGCAACATGCGCTCACCAGCGCCAGCAGTGGCGCGACGGTTCCTTACCGAGTCCCTACATCCGTCTGA
- the guaD gene encoding guanine deaminase, whose protein sequence is MTTMPPTSNTVHAYRGRVLHFLHDPQYRERDAYEYWEDGLLVVLGGKVIKAGDYAALREDLPAGAQLHDYSGKLIVPGFIDTHIHFPQTDMIASPSPGLLHWLETYTFPEERRFESEQYAAGVASFFLDELLRNGTTSAMVWSTVHRGSAETLFTQAQQRGMRMITGKVMMDRNCPEYLRDTAESGARDTADLISRWHGKDRLAYAITPRFAPTSSEAQLQACAELAKQYKDVFIQTHVAENPDEVKWVADLFPDARSYLDVYDRYGLLRKGAFYGHAIWLDDGDRQRMAESGAAVAHCPTSNLFLGSGLYNFHQNDAYRLALTLATDVGGGSSFSMLRTMGTAHKVARMGGYHLTALRMFYLATRGAAEALGWEDRIGSFVPGAEADFIVLDPAATPLLARRNARSETLEELLFSLALLGEDRAVAATYIQGEPAKFAIGANA, encoded by the coding sequence ATGACCACGATGCCTCCGACTTCCAACACCGTTCACGCCTACCGCGGCCGCGTGCTGCATTTCCTGCACGATCCGCAGTATCGCGAGCGCGATGCCTATGAGTATTGGGAAGACGGCCTGCTCGTGGTCTTGGGGGGCAAGGTGATCAAGGCCGGCGACTACGCCGCGCTGCGTGAAGACCTGCCGGCCGGCGCGCAATTGCACGACTACAGCGGCAAGCTCATCGTCCCGGGCTTCATCGACACGCATATCCACTTCCCGCAGACGGACATGATCGCGTCGCCGTCGCCGGGTCTGCTGCACTGGCTGGAGACGTACACCTTCCCGGAAGAGCGCCGCTTCGAAAGCGAGCAGTACGCCGCCGGTGTCGCCTCGTTCTTCCTCGACGAACTGCTGCGCAACGGCACGACCAGCGCGATGGTGTGGAGCACCGTGCATCGCGGCTCCGCCGAGACACTGTTCACGCAAGCCCAGCAACGCGGCATGCGCATGATCACCGGCAAGGTGATGATGGACCGCAACTGTCCGGAATACCTGCGCGACACAGCGGAATCCGGCGCGCGGGACACGGCTGATCTGATCTCGCGCTGGCACGGCAAGGACCGTCTGGCCTACGCCATCACGCCGCGATTCGCGCCCACCTCGAGCGAAGCCCAGCTGCAGGCCTGCGCAGAACTCGCCAAGCAATACAAGGACGTCTTCATCCAGACGCACGTCGCAGAAAACCCCGACGAAGTGAAATGGGTGGCCGACCTGTTCCCAGACGCGCGCAGCTATCTGGACGTCTACGACCGCTACGGGCTGCTGCGCAAAGGCGCCTTTTACGGCCACGCCATCTGGCTGGACGACGGTGACCGCCAACGCATGGCCGAATCCGGCGCAGCCGTGGCGCACTGCCCCACCTCCAACCTGTTCCTGGGCAGCGGCCTCTACAACTTCCACCAGAACGACGCATACCGCCTGGCGCTCACGCTGGCGACCGACGTGGGCGGCGGCAGCTCGTTCTCGATGCTGCGCACGATGGGCACGGCGCACAAGGTCGCGCGCATGGGCGGGTATCACCTGACGGCGCTGCGGATGTTCTACCTGGCCACGCGAGGCGCCGCTGAGGCTCTGGGCTGGGAAGATCGCATCGGCAGCTTCGTGCCGGGCGCGGAAGCCGACTTCATCGTGCTGGACCCGGCAGCCACACCGCTGCTCGCCCGCCGCAACGCGCGCTCGGAGACGCTGGAAGAGCTGCTGTTCTCGCTGGCGCTGTTGGGCGAGGATCGCGCCGTGGCTGCCACCTACATCCAGGGCGAGCCGGCCAAATTCGCGATTGGCGCCAACGCTTGA
- a CDS encoding TMEM165/GDT1 family protein, whose protein sequence is MEAFLVSTGIVALAEIGDKTQLLSILLAARFRKPVPIILGIFISTLVNHALAGAVGGWITHVLGENVLRWILGVGFIAMAGWMLIPDKLDDDEAPSTTQRGLGILGTTIVAFFFAEMGDKTQIATVALAARFNDVFSVVAGTTVGMLLANVPAVLMGNKFASRMPIKLVHRIAALIFLVLGVLALLGVSK, encoded by the coding sequence ATGGAAGCCTTTCTCGTCTCCACCGGCATCGTCGCGCTCGCTGAAATCGGCGACAAGACGCAATTGCTCTCGATCCTGCTGGCCGCGCGTTTTCGCAAGCCGGTGCCGATCATTCTCGGCATCTTCATCTCCACCCTCGTCAACCACGCACTGGCCGGCGCCGTCGGTGGCTGGATCACGCACGTGCTCGGCGAAAACGTGCTGCGGTGGATCCTGGGCGTGGGCTTTATCGCCATGGCCGGCTGGATGCTGATTCCGGACAAGCTAGACGACGACGAAGCGCCCTCGACGACGCAGCGCGGCCTGGGCATCCTGGGGACGACCATCGTTGCGTTCTTCTTTGCCGAGATGGGCGACAAGACGCAGATCGCGACCGTGGCGCTGGCCGCACGCTTTAACGACGTGTTTTCTGTCGTGGCGGGCACCACCGTCGGCATGCTGCTGGCCAATGTGCCGGCCGTGCTGATGGGCAACAAGTTTGCGTCGCGCATGCCGATCAAGCTGGTGCATCGGATTGCTGCGCTGATCTTCCTGGTGCTGGGTGTGCTGGCGCTGCTTGGCGTGAGTAAATAA
- the xdhB gene encoding xanthine dehydrogenase molybdopterin binding subunit yields the protein MNKQTEAFLLAEADIAGAVSGQRGAVVGVSRPHESAHLHVAGTATYTDDIPELAGTLHAALGMSTQAHARIVNMDLDRVKAAPGVVAVFTSADIPGTNDCGPIIHDDPILATDTVHFVGQPMFIVVATSHDAARRAARLGNIEYEVLPPLLTPEEARAAGKSVLPPMHLKRGEPAERIAAAPHSEAGKMSLGGQEQFYLESQISYAVPKEDNGMHVWCSTQHPTEMQHMVSHMLGWHANQVLVECRRMGGGFGGKESQSGLFACCASLAAWKLACPVKLRPDRDDDMMITGKRHDFRFAYEAGYDDDGRIQGVKVDMTSRAGFSADLSGPVMTRAICHFDNAYWLPEVEIDGFCARTNTQSNTAFRGFGGPQGAFAIEYIMDNIARSVGKDALDVRRANLYGKDKNNVTPYGQTVEDNVIHELLDELEATSDYRARREAIRAFNATSPVLKRGLALTPVKFGISFNVKHFNQAGALVHVYNDGSILVNHGGTEMGQGLNTKVAQVVAHELGVSFTRIRVTATDTSKVANTSATAASTGSDLNGKAAQDAARQIRQRLIAFAAEHYEAPIETVAIVGDHLEIGTRRVPFDELVGKAYVARVQLWSDGFYATPKLHWDQSKLKGRPFYYFAYGAAVSEVVVDTLTGEWRLLRADVLHDAGRSINPAIDIGQVEGAFIQGMGWLTTEELWWNKNGKLMTHAPSTYKIPTVNDCPPDFRVNLFNNANVEDSIHRSKALGEPPLLLPFSVFFAIRDAVAAVGDGRTNPPLNAPATSEEILKAVDAIRSAPLSA from the coding sequence ATGAACAAGCAAACCGAAGCCTTCCTGCTGGCGGAAGCCGATATTGCTGGAGCCGTGTCTGGCCAGCGCGGCGCTGTGGTCGGCGTGTCGCGCCCGCATGAGTCTGCACACCTGCATGTTGCGGGTACCGCCACGTACACCGATGACATTCCTGAGCTGGCCGGCACGCTGCACGCGGCGCTCGGCATGAGCACGCAGGCGCATGCGCGCATCGTCAACATGGACCTGGACCGCGTGAAGGCCGCGCCGGGCGTGGTGGCGGTGTTCACGTCGGCCGACATCCCCGGCACGAACGATTGCGGCCCGATCATTCACGACGATCCGATCCTCGCAACCGACACGGTGCACTTCGTCGGGCAGCCGATGTTCATCGTGGTCGCCACGTCGCACGATGCGGCGCGCCGTGCGGCGCGTCTGGGCAATATCGAATACGAAGTCCTGCCTCCGCTGCTGACGCCTGAAGAGGCTCGCGCCGCGGGCAAGTCGGTGCTGCCGCCGATGCACCTCAAGCGTGGTGAGCCGGCCGAGCGCATCGCCGCAGCGCCCCACTCCGAAGCCGGCAAGATGTCGTTGGGCGGGCAGGAGCAGTTCTATCTCGAAAGCCAGATCTCGTACGCCGTGCCGAAGGAAGACAACGGCATGCACGTGTGGTGCTCGACGCAGCATCCGACCGAGATGCAGCACATGGTTTCGCACATGCTGGGCTGGCACGCCAACCAGGTGCTGGTCGAATGCCGCCGCATGGGCGGTGGTTTCGGCGGCAAGGAATCGCAGTCCGGTCTGTTCGCCTGCTGCGCTTCGCTGGCGGCATGGAAGCTCGCCTGCCCCGTCAAGCTGCGTCCAGACCGCGACGACGACATGATGATCACCGGCAAGCGCCATGACTTCCGCTTCGCCTATGAAGCCGGCTACGACGACGACGGGCGCATCCAGGGCGTCAAGGTCGACATGACCTCGCGCGCCGGTTTCTCGGCCGACCTGTCGGGCCCGGTGATGACGCGCGCCATCTGTCACTTCGACAACGCCTACTGGCTGCCCGAAGTGGAAATCGACGGCTTCTGCGCGCGCACGAACACGCAGTCCAACACCGCATTCCGCGGCTTCGGCGGCCCCCAAGGTGCGTTCGCCATCGAATACATCATGGACAACATCGCGCGCTCGGTCGGCAAGGACGCGCTCGACGTGCGCCGCGCCAATCTGTACGGCAAGGACAAGAACAACGTCACGCCATACGGGCAGACCGTGGAAGACAACGTCATCCATGAACTGCTCGACGAACTGGAAGCAACGTCCGACTACCGCGCGCGCCGCGAAGCGATTCGCGCATTCAATGCGACCAGCCCGGTGCTCAAGCGCGGCCTGGCGCTGACGCCGGTGAAATTCGGCATCTCGTTCAACGTGAAGCACTTCAACCAGGCGGGCGCGCTGGTGCACGTCTACAACGATGGCTCGATCCTCGTGAACCACGGCGGCACCGAAATGGGCCAGGGCCTGAACACGAAGGTCGCGCAGGTCGTGGCGCACGAACTGGGCGTGTCGTTCACGCGCATCCGCGTCACGGCAACTGACACCAGCAAGGTGGCCAACACCTCCGCCACGGCGGCATCCACAGGCAGCGACCTGAACGGCAAGGCTGCGCAAGACGCTGCACGCCAGATCCGCCAGCGCCTGATCGCGTTTGCGGCCGAGCATTACGAAGCGCCCATCGAGACGGTGGCGATCGTGGGCGACCATCTGGAAATCGGTACGCGCCGCGTGCCGTTCGACGAGCTGGTCGGCAAGGCCTATGTTGCCCGCGTGCAATTGTGGTCCGACGGCTTCTACGCCACGCCCAAGCTGCACTGGGATCAATCCAAGCTCAAGGGCCGTCCGTTCTACTACTTCGCCTATGGCGCAGCGGTGTCGGAAGTGGTGGTCGATACGCTGACCGGTGAATGGCGCCTGCTGCGCGCCGACGTGCTGCACGACGCCGGCCGCTCGATCAACCCGGCCATCGACATCGGCCAGGTGGAAGGCGCGTTCATCCAGGGCATGGGCTGGCTCACGACCGAAGAGCTGTGGTGGAACAAGAACGGCAAGCTGATGACGCATGCGCCGTCCACCTACAAGATTCCGACGGTCAACGACTGCCCGCCGGACTTCCGCGTGAATCTGTTCAACAACGCCAACGTGGAAGACAGCATCCATCGCTCCAAGGCACTGGGTGAGCCGCCTCTGCTGCTGCCGTTCTCGGTGTTCTTCGCCATTCGCGATGCGGTGGCCGCCGTGGGCGACGGCCGCACCAATCCGCCGCTGAACGCACCGGCCACCAGCGAAGAAATCCTCAAGGCTGTGGATGCCATCCGCAGCGCCCCGCTGTCCGCCTGA
- a CDS encoding T6SS effector phospholipase Tle3 domain-containing protein: MTDSIESISGGPRAEALCLPGNPCQDVDEPLPLPGVVIFVHGVNSMGEWFDTGEEGLCKGLSARLQREDDHVFRVKGSGQLRPVTYMNELTEDGYLPDRLSAATFVKDAGYSPVIRFRWGYKSSVDELNAVGGNILLDEKNAWGGGPFVNGCSALPDMFNKGTDAELVFGALSLTHLQTSDRQVYSAPARHYQAFAAWRLAKLVSRIREVHRTLKRDGVTDKDCPITVVCHSQGNMIGIGSAYFGAHHSEFNGEGKCNGVADNYVLACAPYSLRKSWIDNVSQYDSKNEAGRVTYEARAKGLRNFFDIVRGFGKERAQHYDADFVTQHAFNHKPRNGDAACTAEQDCKGRDTRARVFLYCSPHDRVISVAAVRGMGWLGLNKEDVEATGADGVLYQRVWAEAKPGVPYRVGGTPGTDYHYWNDTIGANPETSIFWTPDSERVSVQFKKIWADDRKGFWGKLSGSIIGSFMGAGAAIANQVSNVAKVSGVPDKNWAVRVDAPAVPSGGIVPRAVYLARSDGSTLPTEQCYIDGVHTLGPFNVHYESARDALNPARQVPQGTEDPYAQQRTTGHGSAASEAAMRYDQNAGIRQRARRNAYDDNGVLQSGATFDKNDIALMDGENHHKIRGTEFGKFEEQARAAQLKEGDRQQPTNHSTILTNPGHSEHVLAYDVDVGMCLFTADHMAQFRRMADWRRCEPLKNKDVYPAGRDPKEDVEFEYYHSEKATLNGSPLEEHDKFVEAKGGVTAIGIPGDRNPGRMYSHHMPDESDTRYA, translated from the coding sequence ATGACTGATTCAATCGAATCCATTTCAGGCGGCCCGCGCGCAGAAGCCCTCTGCCTGCCGGGCAATCCTTGTCAGGATGTGGATGAGCCCTTGCCGCTGCCGGGCGTCGTCATCTTTGTACACGGCGTCAACTCCATGGGCGAATGGTTTGACACCGGAGAAGAGGGACTCTGCAAGGGCCTGAGCGCGCGCCTGCAACGCGAGGACGATCATGTCTTCCGCGTCAAGGGTAGCGGGCAACTCAGGCCCGTTACCTATATGAACGAATTGACTGAGGACGGATACCTTCCCGACCGCCTTTCGGCGGCAACGTTTGTCAAAGACGCAGGCTACAGCCCCGTCATTCGGTTCCGCTGGGGCTACAAGTCCAGTGTCGATGAACTCAATGCCGTGGGCGGCAACATTCTGCTCGATGAGAAGAACGCCTGGGGCGGCGGCCCCTTCGTGAACGGCTGCTCCGCCTTGCCCGACATGTTCAACAAAGGCACCGATGCGGAACTCGTCTTTGGCGCACTGTCCCTGACCCACCTTCAAACCAGCGACCGGCAGGTCTACAGTGCCCCGGCCCGCCATTACCAGGCCTTCGCCGCCTGGCGCCTGGCCAAGCTGGTGAGCCGCATCCGCGAGGTGCACAGGACGCTGAAGCGCGATGGTGTCACTGACAAGGATTGCCCCATCACCGTGGTCTGCCATAGCCAGGGCAACATGATTGGCATCGGCTCGGCGTACTTTGGCGCCCATCACTCGGAATTCAATGGTGAGGGCAAGTGCAACGGTGTCGCCGACAACTATGTCCTAGCCTGTGCGCCCTACAGCCTGCGCAAGAGCTGGATCGACAACGTCTCCCAATACGATTCAAAAAACGAAGCGGGTCGTGTCACCTATGAAGCCCGCGCCAAGGGCCTCAGGAACTTCTTCGACATCGTGCGGGGCTTCGGCAAGGAGCGAGCGCAGCACTACGATGCCGACTTCGTAACCCAGCACGCCTTCAACCACAAGCCTCGGAATGGCGACGCTGCCTGCACCGCCGAGCAAGATTGCAAGGGGCGCGACACGCGCGCCCGCGTCTTCTTGTACTGCAGCCCGCATGATCGGGTCATCTCCGTTGCCGCCGTGCGTGGTATGGGCTGGCTAGGTTTAAACAAGGAAGATGTGGAGGCCACCGGAGCTGACGGTGTGCTCTACCAACGTGTCTGGGCCGAGGCCAAGCCGGGGGTGCCGTACAGGGTGGGCGGCACCCCTGGTACTGACTACCACTACTGGAATGACACCATTGGCGCGAATCCCGAGACCAGCATCTTCTGGACACCGGATTCCGAACGCGTGAGCGTTCAATTCAAGAAAATTTGGGCTGATGACCGCAAGGGCTTTTGGGGCAAGCTGAGTGGCTCGATCATCGGCTCTTTCATGGGAGCGGGTGCCGCGATTGCCAATCAGGTGAGCAATGTAGCGAAAGTCAGTGGCGTGCCCGACAAGAACTGGGCCGTGCGTGTCGACGCGCCGGCCGTCCCCAGCGGCGGCATCGTACCCCGTGCCGTCTACCTAGCGCGCAGCGACGGCAGCACGCTGCCGACCGAGCAGTGCTACATCGACGGCGTCCATACGCTTGGGCCCTTCAATGTTCACTACGAATCCGCCCGTGATGCGCTTAACCCGGCGCGTCAAGTCCCCCAAGGCACTGAGGACCCCTACGCCCAACAACGCACTACCGGACATGGCAGCGCCGCAAGCGAGGCGGCCATGCGCTACGACCAGAACGCCGGCATCCGCCAACGTGCGCGGCGCAATGCCTACGACGACAACGGAGTGCTTCAGAGTGGTGCCACCTTCGATAAAAACGACATTGCTCTGATGGATGGCGAGAACCATCACAAGATTCGTGGCACCGAGTTTGGCAAGTTCGAGGAACAGGCGCGTGCGGCGCAGTTGAAAGAAGGTGACCGCCAGCAGCCTACCAACCACTCAACCATCCTCACGAACCCGGGGCACAGCGAGCATGTGCTGGCCTACGACGTGGACGTGGGCATGTGCCTGTTTACCGCCGATCATATGGCTCAATTCCGCAGGATGGCGGATTGGCGCCGGTGTGAGCCACTGAAGAACAAAGATGTTTATCCGGCGGGGCGGGACCCCAAAGAGGATGTGGAGTTCGAGTACTACCACTCCGAGAAAGCAACGCTTAACGGTAGTCCTTTGGAGGAGCACGACAAGTTCGTCGAAGCCAAGGGCGGCGTTACAGCGATCGGAATTCCGGGCGATCGCAATCCGGGGCGCATGTACTCCCACCACATGCCGGACGAGTCCGATACCCGCTATGCCTGA
- a CDS encoding adenosine deaminase, whose protein sequence is MPISPALAERIATSPKAELHIHIEGSLEPELMFALAERNGVKLPYASVEEVRAAYAFNDLQSFLDLYYAGASVLLTEQDFYDMTAAYVARALADNVHHAEIFFDPQTHTARNVPMHVVVHGIVRALDDAEREHGFSSALILCFLRHLSEEDAFDTLEAALPYIQDPANRIIGVGLDSSERGNPPEKFARVFARCKELGLRLVAHAGEEGPAQYVIDALDILKVERIDHGVRAIDDAALVKRLAAERIALTVCPLSNEKLKVYPDLRDHSLKQLLDAGCAVTLHSDDPAYFGGYMNTNWLATFNALDLSAADAHTLARNSFEASFLPEQDKALWLAKVDDHWKAAH, encoded by the coding sequence ATGCCGATCTCCCCTGCCCTTGCAGAACGCATCGCCACCAGCCCCAAAGCTGAACTGCACATCCACATCGAAGGCTCGCTCGAACCCGAACTGATGTTCGCGCTGGCCGAGCGCAACGGCGTGAAGCTGCCGTATGCGTCCGTGGAAGAAGTACGCGCGGCCTACGCCTTCAACGATCTGCAATCGTTCCTCGACCTGTATTACGCCGGCGCCAGCGTGCTGCTCACCGAGCAGGATTTCTACGACATGACGGCCGCTTATGTCGCGCGCGCGCTTGCCGACAACGTCCACCACGCCGAAATCTTCTTCGACCCGCAGACGCACACCGCCCGCAACGTGCCCATGCATGTGGTCGTTCATGGCATCGTCCGCGCCCTGGACGACGCCGAGCGCGAGCATGGTTTCTCCAGCGCGCTGATCCTCTGCTTCCTGCGGCATCTGAGCGAAGAAGACGCTTTCGACACGCTCGAAGCGGCCCTGCCCTATATCCAGGATCCGGCCAACCGCATCATCGGCGTGGGGCTGGATTCGTCCGAGCGCGGCAACCCGCCGGAAAAATTCGCACGCGTATTCGCACGCTGCAAGGAACTCGGCCTGCGCCTGGTGGCCCACGCCGGTGAAGAAGGCCCGGCGCAATACGTGATCGACGCGCTCGACATCCTCAAGGTGGAGCGCATCGACCACGGCGTACGCGCCATCGACGATGCCGCGCTCGTCAAGCGCCTCGCGGCCGAACGCATCGCGCTGACGGTCTGCCCGCTGTCGAACGAAAAACTGAAGGTCTACCCTGACCTGCGCGACCACTCGCTCAAGCAACTGCTGGACGCCGGCTGCGCTGTAACGCTGCATTCCGACGATCCGGCCTACTTTGGCGGCTACATGAACACCAACTGGCTCGCCACTTTCAACGCCCTTGACCTGTCTGCGGCCGATGCCCATACGCTCGCGCGCAACAGCTTCGAGGCGTCCTTCCTGCCCGAACAGGACAAAGCCCTGTGGCTTGCCAAGGTCGACGACCACTGGAAAGCCGCACACTAA
- the xdhA gene encoding xanthine dehydrogenase small subunit, whose product METQPIRFFHRGQVRTVTDAPITRTVLQYLREDAHCTGTKEGCAEGDCGACTVVLGELQEDGSVGLKAVNACIQFLPTLDGKALFTVEDVRGKDGTLHPVQEAMVECHGSQCGFCTPGFVMSLYALYENTGNQAPIPSRQTICDSLTGNLCRCTGYRPIIDAGERMFELPSPAGIDRTQLADTLRKLQRKDTFSYAPVGTENAPRFYAPRTASAFASIKAAHPNIRILAGSTDVGLWVTKQFRDLGDILYIGQVADLYALEKRDGWIEIGAAVSLEKAYAFLAADYPEVTELWKRFASLPIRNAGTLGGNVANGSPIGDSAPALIAIGTRVVLQRGEVRRELPLEDLYLAYQKNAMEEGEFVAGLRIPAREGRDALRFRTYKLSKRFDEDISAVCAALAIELDGNIVHSARIAYGGMAATSKRATETENAILGQPWNEATVRAAMAAMSRDYTPLTDMRATDNYRRISAANTVYRFWLETRTDAPLAPEQINVRAVELNTLTAA is encoded by the coding sequence ATGGAGACTCAGCCCATCCGCTTCTTCCACCGCGGCCAAGTCCGCACCGTCACGGACGCCCCGATCACCCGGACGGTGCTTCAATACCTGCGTGAAGACGCGCACTGCACTGGCACCAAGGAAGGGTGCGCCGAGGGCGATTGCGGTGCGTGTACCGTCGTGCTCGGCGAACTGCAGGAAGACGGCAGCGTCGGACTGAAGGCCGTCAACGCATGCATCCAGTTCCTGCCCACGCTTGACGGCAAGGCGCTGTTCACCGTGGAAGACGTGCGCGGCAAGGACGGCACGCTGCACCCGGTGCAAGAGGCGATGGTGGAGTGTCACGGATCCCAGTGCGGCTTCTGCACGCCGGGCTTCGTGATGTCGCTTTACGCCCTGTACGAGAACACCGGCAATCAGGCGCCCATCCCCTCGCGCCAGACCATCTGCGATTCGCTCACCGGCAACCTGTGCCGCTGCACCGGCTACCGCCCCATCATCGACGCGGGCGAACGCATGTTCGAGCTGCCCTCTCCAGCCGGCATCGACCGCACGCAACTGGCCGACACGCTGCGCAAGCTGCAGCGCAAGGACACCTTCAGCTATGCGCCCGTCGGCACCGAGAATGCGCCGCGCTTCTACGCCCCACGCACCGCTTCAGCCTTCGCCTCCATCAAAGCCGCGCATCCGAACATCCGCATCCTGGCCGGCAGCACCGACGTCGGCCTGTGGGTCACCAAACAGTTCCGCGACCTGGGCGACATCCTGTACATCGGCCAGGTGGCTGATCTCTACGCCCTGGAAAAGCGCGATGGCTGGATCGAGATCGGCGCCGCCGTCTCGCTCGAAAAGGCGTACGCATTCCTGGCTGCGGACTACCCCGAGGTGACGGAGCTGTGGAAGCGCTTTGCCTCGCTCCCAATTCGCAATGCCGGGACACTGGGCGGCAACGTCGCAAACGGCTCGCCGATCGGTGACTCGGCACCCGCGCTCATTGCCATCGGCACGCGCGTCGTCCTGCAGCGTGGCGAAGTCCGCCGCGAGTTGCCGCTCGAAGACCTCTACCTCGCCTACCAGAAGAACGCGATGGAAGAAGGCGAATTCGTTGCGGGCCTGCGCATCCCCGCACGTGAGGGCCGCGACGCCCTGCGCTTCCGCACGTACAAACTCTCGAAGCGCTTCGACGAAGACATTTCCGCCGTGTGCGCGGCGCTGGCCATCGAGCTGGACGGAAACATCGTGCACAGCGCGCGGATCGCTTACGGCGGCATGGCCGCAACATCCAAGCGCGCGACGGAGACGGAAAACGCCATCCTTGGCCAGCCGTGGAACGAGGCGACGGTGCGTGCTGCCATGGCAGCCATGTCGCGCGACTACACGCCGTTGACCGACATGCGCGCGACCGACAATTACCGGCGCATCTCGGCTGCCAACACGGTGTACCGCTTCTGGCTGGAAACCCGCACTGACGCGCCGCTCGCGCCCGAACAGATCAACGTGCGCGCGGTCGAATTGAATACCCTCACGGCAGCCTAA